A single Lactuca sativa cultivar Salinas chromosome 8, Lsat_Salinas_v11, whole genome shotgun sequence DNA region contains:
- the LOC111888957 gene encoding disease resistance protein Roq1 isoform X1, protein MTSSSSNFTTSSMIYSSSTFPTPPSSLSWNYDVFLSFRGKDTRKTFVDHLYSALVQQGIYAYKDDETLPRGESIGPTLMKAIEESQIAVIIFSKNYANSSWCLDEVSYIMKCKDTRGQTVMPIFYDVDPSEVRKQKRKYKEAFSKHEFEDNKVESWRKALVDASNLSGWEPKHIANGHESKGIKQIVDEISAKLHFVTSSENENLIGIAARMQRLSLELQIGSNDVRMIGIWGVGGGGKTTLATSIYDQICCKFDGCCFVENIREESSRYGLRKLQEKMISEMESNQVGGGRRLISHRFRHRKVLIVLDDVDRLEQLKALVGSHDWFGEGSRIIITTRDEHVLNAHRVDVTHNISLLTDDEAIKLLRKHAPLNYRPMKDYEQLSKEVVSYAGGLPLAVTVLGSFLCDKNIHEWRSALARLKEIPNYDILEKLKVSFDGLAPIEKELFLDIACFFRWQKKDKAMEILDACGVHPVIGLKVLIQKALISISEDGMFDMHDLVQEMGHYIVRGEHPKNPEKHTRVWKKEDVLNICAMDAMTLMENDKIEAITFNYDRLPEKEQDLPLIATSMKNLRYIESRVKQANPLFNNFPPKDLCCLILHEGLQQKLWEGCKLLPNLKIMKLCGLENLIMTPDFDGLPYLERLTLHECPCLEEIHPSIGSLERLVFLSIVFCVRLKMCPPITRPKKLETLSFAWCSKLVNISEIQQQNMVNIGHLDLDKSGSEVASYLECCLPHNTNHIGLRFFHNLQELGLRKLDLSRCNLGDENIGSHVLELPVLQELNLYGNKFSRLNFSRLRLPRLKWLNLSWCEELLVLSHLPSSISVIITDHCSSLETFGDISNCKWLWKLSHYGGYNIDYFDGEILLDIMLQGKAIEDHFISVILPHQTPKGFIGRFFLGKTFTRRIRHVKTGSNRVLVRPDSDMFTLCLPCGWNNDFCGFLIRVVSNGISMDIDIIITQESEPDEEDSRFEIWQDSDELPEPEYGGKVKTYVGYVSFSSMMQTISLNSSHNIVSFSIKSYWTSFAVELVPRKSQYDQVQTTKVSTNCSEYWGENDAYGRCFTTQHDSKSSIKILWRPLSL, encoded by the exons ATGACATCTTCATCGTCAAATTTTACAACTTCATCAATGATATATTCATCATCAACTTTTCCAACTCCACCCTCTTCTCTGTCATGGAATTATGATGTATTTCTTAGTTTTAGAGGAAAAGATACCCGAAAGACTTTTGTGGATCATCTCTACTCAGCTCTTGTACAACAAGGAATCTATGCTTATAAGGATGACGAAACACTACCCCGGGGCGAATCGATCGGTCCAACCCTTATGAAAGCAATCGAAGAATCACAGATTGCTGTCATCATATTCTCTAAAAATTATGCAAATTCGTCGTGGTGCTTGGATGAAGTTTCATATATTATGAAATGTAAGGATACAAGAGGGCAAACTGTTATGCCCATATTTTATGACGTGGATCCCTCTGAAGTACGAAAACAGAAACGCAAATATAAGGAAGCATTTTCCAAACATGAGTTTGAGGACAACAAGGTTGAATCTTGGAGAAAAGCACTTGTTGATGCAAGTAACCTTTCCGGATGGGAACCCAAGCACATCGCCAATGG GCATGAATCAAAAGGCATCAAACAAATTGTTGATGAAATTTCAGCCAAGTTGCATTTCGTAACTTCAAGTGAAAATGAGAACCTTATCGGAATAGCGGCTCGCATGCAACGTTTGAGCTTAGAGTTACAAATTGGTTCAAATGATGTGCGAATGATTGGAATATGGGGTGTTGGGGGTGGTGGTAAGACTACTCTTGCAACTTCTATTTATGATCAAATTTGTTGCAAGTTTGATGGTTGTTGCTTTGTTGAAAATATTCGAGAAGAATCAAGCAGATATGGTTTGCGGAAATTGCAAGAAAAAATGATTTCAGAAATGGAATCAAATCAAGTTGGAGGAGGAAGACGTTTAATAAGTCACAGGTTTCGCCATCGAAAAgtcttgattgttcttgatgaCGTGGATCGCCTTGAACAACTAAAAGCGTTGGTTGGATCACATGATTGGTTTGGTGAAGGAAGCCGAATTATAATCACAACTAGAGATGAGCATGTATTGAATGCACACAGAGTAGATGTGACTCACAATATTAGCTTGTTAACTGATGATGAAGCTATTAAGCTCTTGCGCAAACATGCACCACTGAATTACAGACCCATGAAAGATTATGAGCAACTTTCAAAAGAGGTGGTCTCATATGCTGGTGGTCTCCCGTTAGCAGTTACAGTTCTCGGTTCTTTTCTGTGTGACAAAAATATTCATGAGTGGAGGAGTGCTTTAGCCAGATTGAAAGAGATCCCAAATTATGATATTCTGGAAAAGCTAAAAGTCAGCTTTGATGGTCTTGCACCGATTGAGAAAGAGTTGTTCCTTGATATTGCATGTTTTTTTAGGTGGCAGAAGAAAGATAAGGCAATGGAGATACTTGATGCTTGTGGTGTTCATCCTGTAATAGGATTGAAGGTGTTGATACAAAAGGCTCTCATATCTATTTCAGAAGATGGGATGTTTGATATGCATGATCTGGTGCAAGAAATGGGACACTACATTGTTAGAGGGGAACACCCTAAGAATCCTGAAAAACATACTAGAGTTTGGAAGAAGGAAGATGTTCTGAATATATGTGCTATGGATGCAATGACACTCATG GAAAATGACAAGATTGAAGCAATAACATTTAACTATGATCGCTTGCCAGAAAAAGAACAAGATCTTCCTCTGATTGCTACAAGCATGAAGAACCTTCGGTATATTGAATCCAGAGTTAAACAGGCAAATCCATTGTTTAATAACTTTCCACCAAAGGATCTTTGTTGTCTTATATTGCACGAAGGCTTGCAACAAAAACTTTGGGAGGGTTGTAAG TTGCTGCCAAATTTGAAGATAATGAAACTTTGTGGTTTGGAAAACCTAATCATGACACCGGATTTTGATGGACTTCCATATCTTGAAAGATTAACTCTTCATGAATGCCCGTGTTTAGAAGAGATTCATCCATCGATTGGAAGCTTGGAAAGGCTTGTTTTCTTATCTATTGTATTCTGTGTCCGTCTTAAGATGTGTCCACCCATTACCCGACCAAAGAAACTTGAGACCCTTTCATTTGCATGGTGTAGCAAACTTGTTAATATCTCAGAGATCCAACAACAGAACATGGTCAATATAGGGCATCTTGATCTAGATAAAAGTGGGAGCGAAGTTGCATCCTACCTAGAATGTTGCTTACCTCACAACACGAACCACATAGGATTAAGGTTCTTTCACAACTTGCAAGAACTGGGCTTAAGAAAGTTGGATCTCAGCCGCTGCAATTTGGGAGATGAAAACATAGGTTCTCATGTTTTGGAGTTGCCTGTCTTGCAAGAATTAAATCTATACGGAAATAAGTTTTCACGATTGAATTTTAGTCGCTTGCGGCTTCCCCGGCTCAAATGGCTCAACTTGTCATGGTGCGAAGAACTTCTAGTATTGTCACATCTTCCATCAAGTATATCCGTCATCATAACAGATCATTGTAGCTCACTTGAAACCTTTGGAGATATTTCAAACTGTAAATGGTTGTGGAAACTCTCGCACTATGGTGGGTACAACATTGATTATTTTGATGGTGAGATATTATTAGACATCATGCTCCAG GGAAAAGCTATCGAAGATCACTTTATAAGTGTCATTCTTCCACATCAGACACCAAAGGGGTTTATAGGTAGGTTCTTTTTGGGGAAAACTTTTACAAGGCGTATTCGACATGTTAAGACCGGGTCAAATAGAGTGCTTGTACGACCTGATAGTGATATGTTTACACTATGTCTTCCTTGTGGTTGGAACAATGACTTTTGTGGGTTCTTAATACGCGTTGTTTCCAACGGTATAAGTATGGATATTGATATAATCATCACGCAAGAGTCAGAACCAGATGAAGAAGATTCTAGATTTGAAATTTGGCAGGATTCTGATGAATTACCAGAGCCTGAATATGGCGGAAAAGTAAAGACATATGTGGGATATGTTTCTTTTAGTTCAATGATGCAGACCATATCATTGAACTCATCACATAATATCGTTTCATTTTCCATTAAGAGTTATTGGACTTCGTTTGCAGTTGAGCTCGTTCCTAGGAAAAGTCAATATGATCAGGTACAAACAACAAAAGTCTCAACTAATTGCTCGGAATATTGGGGTGAGAACGATGCATATGGACGATGCTTTACGACCCAACATGATTCAAAGTCTTCCATCAAGATTTTATGGCGACCTTTGAGCTTGTGA
- the LOC111888957 gene encoding disease resistance protein Roq1 isoform X2, giving the protein MQRLSLELQIGSNDVRMIGIWGVGGGGKTTLATSIYDQICCKFDGCCFVENIREESSRYGLRKLQEKMISEMESNQVGGGRRLISHRFRHRKVLIVLDDVDRLEQLKALVGSHDWFGEGSRIIITTRDEHVLNAHRVDVTHNISLLTDDEAIKLLRKHAPLNYRPMKDYEQLSKEVVSYAGGLPLAVTVLGSFLCDKNIHEWRSALARLKEIPNYDILEKLKVSFDGLAPIEKELFLDIACFFRWQKKDKAMEILDACGVHPVIGLKVLIQKALISISEDGMFDMHDLVQEMGHYIVRGEHPKNPEKHTRVWKKEDVLNICAMDAMTLMENDKIEAITFNYDRLPEKEQDLPLIATSMKNLRYIESRVKQANPLFNNFPPKDLCCLILHEGLQQKLWEGCKLLPNLKIMKLCGLENLIMTPDFDGLPYLERLTLHECPCLEEIHPSIGSLERLVFLSIVFCVRLKMCPPITRPKKLETLSFAWCSKLVNISEIQQQNMVNIGHLDLDKSGSEVASYLECCLPHNTNHIGLRFFHNLQELGLRKLDLSRCNLGDENIGSHVLELPVLQELNLYGNKFSRLNFSRLRLPRLKWLNLSWCEELLVLSHLPSSISVIITDHCSSLETFGDISNCKWLWKLSHYGGYNIDYFDGEILLDIMLQGKAIEDHFISVILPHQTPKGFIGRFFLGKTFTRRIRHVKTGSNRVLVRPDSDMFTLCLPCGWNNDFCGFLIRVVSNGISMDIDIIITQESEPDEEDSRFEIWQDSDELPEPEYGGKVKTYVGYVSFSSMMQTISLNSSHNIVSFSIKSYWTSFAVELVPRKSQYDQVQTTKVSTNCSEYWGENDAYGRCFTTQHDSKSSIKILWRPLSL; this is encoded by the exons ATGCAACGTTTGAGCTTAGAGTTACAAATTGGTTCAAATGATGTGCGAATGATTGGAATATGGGGTGTTGGGGGTGGTGGTAAGACTACTCTTGCAACTTCTATTTATGATCAAATTTGTTGCAAGTTTGATGGTTGTTGCTTTGTTGAAAATATTCGAGAAGAATCAAGCAGATATGGTTTGCGGAAATTGCAAGAAAAAATGATTTCAGAAATGGAATCAAATCAAGTTGGAGGAGGAAGACGTTTAATAAGTCACAGGTTTCGCCATCGAAAAgtcttgattgttcttgatgaCGTGGATCGCCTTGAACAACTAAAAGCGTTGGTTGGATCACATGATTGGTTTGGTGAAGGAAGCCGAATTATAATCACAACTAGAGATGAGCATGTATTGAATGCACACAGAGTAGATGTGACTCACAATATTAGCTTGTTAACTGATGATGAAGCTATTAAGCTCTTGCGCAAACATGCACCACTGAATTACAGACCCATGAAAGATTATGAGCAACTTTCAAAAGAGGTGGTCTCATATGCTGGTGGTCTCCCGTTAGCAGTTACAGTTCTCGGTTCTTTTCTGTGTGACAAAAATATTCATGAGTGGAGGAGTGCTTTAGCCAGATTGAAAGAGATCCCAAATTATGATATTCTGGAAAAGCTAAAAGTCAGCTTTGATGGTCTTGCACCGATTGAGAAAGAGTTGTTCCTTGATATTGCATGTTTTTTTAGGTGGCAGAAGAAAGATAAGGCAATGGAGATACTTGATGCTTGTGGTGTTCATCCTGTAATAGGATTGAAGGTGTTGATACAAAAGGCTCTCATATCTATTTCAGAAGATGGGATGTTTGATATGCATGATCTGGTGCAAGAAATGGGACACTACATTGTTAGAGGGGAACACCCTAAGAATCCTGAAAAACATACTAGAGTTTGGAAGAAGGAAGATGTTCTGAATATATGTGCTATGGATGCAATGACACTCATG GAAAATGACAAGATTGAAGCAATAACATTTAACTATGATCGCTTGCCAGAAAAAGAACAAGATCTTCCTCTGATTGCTACAAGCATGAAGAACCTTCGGTATATTGAATCCAGAGTTAAACAGGCAAATCCATTGTTTAATAACTTTCCACCAAAGGATCTTTGTTGTCTTATATTGCACGAAGGCTTGCAACAAAAACTTTGGGAGGGTTGTAAG TTGCTGCCAAATTTGAAGATAATGAAACTTTGTGGTTTGGAAAACCTAATCATGACACCGGATTTTGATGGACTTCCATATCTTGAAAGATTAACTCTTCATGAATGCCCGTGTTTAGAAGAGATTCATCCATCGATTGGAAGCTTGGAAAGGCTTGTTTTCTTATCTATTGTATTCTGTGTCCGTCTTAAGATGTGTCCACCCATTACCCGACCAAAGAAACTTGAGACCCTTTCATTTGCATGGTGTAGCAAACTTGTTAATATCTCAGAGATCCAACAACAGAACATGGTCAATATAGGGCATCTTGATCTAGATAAAAGTGGGAGCGAAGTTGCATCCTACCTAGAATGTTGCTTACCTCACAACACGAACCACATAGGATTAAGGTTCTTTCACAACTTGCAAGAACTGGGCTTAAGAAAGTTGGATCTCAGCCGCTGCAATTTGGGAGATGAAAACATAGGTTCTCATGTTTTGGAGTTGCCTGTCTTGCAAGAATTAAATCTATACGGAAATAAGTTTTCACGATTGAATTTTAGTCGCTTGCGGCTTCCCCGGCTCAAATGGCTCAACTTGTCATGGTGCGAAGAACTTCTAGTATTGTCACATCTTCCATCAAGTATATCCGTCATCATAACAGATCATTGTAGCTCACTTGAAACCTTTGGAGATATTTCAAACTGTAAATGGTTGTGGAAACTCTCGCACTATGGTGGGTACAACATTGATTATTTTGATGGTGAGATATTATTAGACATCATGCTCCAG GGAAAAGCTATCGAAGATCACTTTATAAGTGTCATTCTTCCACATCAGACACCAAAGGGGTTTATAGGTAGGTTCTTTTTGGGGAAAACTTTTACAAGGCGTATTCGACATGTTAAGACCGGGTCAAATAGAGTGCTTGTACGACCTGATAGTGATATGTTTACACTATGTCTTCCTTGTGGTTGGAACAATGACTTTTGTGGGTTCTTAATACGCGTTGTTTCCAACGGTATAAGTATGGATATTGATATAATCATCACGCAAGAGTCAGAACCAGATGAAGAAGATTCTAGATTTGAAATTTGGCAGGATTCTGATGAATTACCAGAGCCTGAATATGGCGGAAAAGTAAAGACATATGTGGGATATGTTTCTTTTAGTTCAATGATGCAGACCATATCATTGAACTCATCACATAATATCGTTTCATTTTCCATTAAGAGTTATTGGACTTCGTTTGCAGTTGAGCTCGTTCCTAGGAAAAGTCAATATGATCAGGTACAAACAACAAAAGTCTCAACTAATTGCTCGGAATATTGGGGTGAGAACGATGCATATGGACGATGCTTTACGACCCAACATGATTCAAAGTCTTCCATCAAGATTTTATGGCGACCTTTGAGCTTGTGA